The Medicago truncatula cultivar Jemalong A17 chromosome 7, MtrunA17r5.0-ANR, whole genome shotgun sequence genome includes the window CTTACTTAGTTTTGATATGTTCAACGTGTTCCCAATTAATATTCGGGCTAGTTCGTAGTGAACTGAATATGATTTCTGTTCcattttcattcaattcaaaaCCCTTGTTCCGCTACTTGTAACTTTGTAGGACCAGAGTTTCAAGACAAAGCTAAGGTATCAACTCCATTTCAGAAGCCAATTGCGCAATGCATTTTGAAAACCTATCTTcgctttttaattttcaatacttATCGCTGAATCACTTCTTACTCACTCACAGGTTCTGAAACAATGAAgccaggaagaaaaaaatacaacgACGATgtaaaagaagatgaagatcgcCTCAGTGACTTACCCGATTGTGTTATTCTTCACATACTCTCTTTTTTGGACACCATAGACGCTGTTCAAACTTGCATTCTATCCAAAAGATGGAACAATCTCTGGAAATATCTTCCTACCCTTATATTAAGTTCTTCAAATAAATTTGTGTCTCGCATTTTGTCTCTTCGTAATGCGTCAACCCCACTGCGCGCTCTCCATTTTCAGCGCCATGGTACTATGTATCCCCGTCTACTCCAACGGATGATCAAATATGCTGTTTCACATCACGTCCAGGAATTAAGTATCAATCTCAGCTCTGATATTCAACATTTTCCAACTTGCTTATTTTCATGTCACACTTTAACTTCTCTCAAACTTGTTATTAACCACCCTACACTCTATGCGGGAACATTATTTCCTAGTTCTCTTAATTTGCCAGCATTAGCCACCTTGTTTCTAGAGTCATTCACCTTTCCTGTTGACGATGATGGTCATACTGAGCCTTTTTCGGCATTTAGTAGTTTGAATAGTTTGATCATTCGGGGTTGTAAAGTTCTTGATGAACAAAACCTCTGGATATTAAGTGCTACACTTGCCAATTTAACTTTAGACACTGGTTGGGCCTACAATTATGGCAAAATCGAGTTATCTACTCCAAGTCTTTGCACCTTTGTCTTTGTTTGTATCGGAGGTTTTCCTGCTCTGAAACTACATGGGATAGAGAGCAATCTCTCTTCTGTCAAACATGTAAAGATTGATGTAAGCATAGCGTCAAGGTCTATTGATGTAGATATTTCTTTGGTTCTTCTCAACTGGCTGGTTGAACTTGCTAATATCAAATCATTGACAATCAATCATAATGCTCTAGAGGTACTTTCGTCGAAGTTTGATTTGAGGAAGTATTAgttgattcattttttattttcactttttattattttcttagtacgcttccttttctattttagttctattttttattttttatttttaaatacaacTTGCATTAAATTGATCCTGATTCACAATCATTCTTGATTGATCAGGTTCTCTCGAAAGTTCCTGATTTATTGAAGGTTGAGTTTCATTCCTTGTGTAGCTTGAAGTCACTTAGAGTAAAAACGAGGACACCTTCATGCATACCTAATGGGACTTTTGACTTTTTGCTTCAAAACTCACCCTCAACAAAGGTTGAAATCATAGATCCTTTCAGGTAAATGTGCATTTAACTTGTTGAGCACAGTTTTTCTGGTTTGGTTTTTGCAATGCAGTTAGTTTAGTTGCTGAAAGTTGTCCCTTGTTTAAAGTTGTTCACATCCCTAGATTTATATGTTAAGTGAGATGGAATAAGAAACCCAAACAATATCTTGGATTTGAGTGGGTTATATGTTGCAGAGCTATTTCAACATAGATAATAAAGCAAAAGTACCTTCAAATTATGGTGGTATTTGAGGAATTCTTAGTCCACACTTTGGTCTCCATTCCCACAaccacaacaaacaacaacactaTATATACTACACTACCATGTAAGAACCCCAGTTTCGTTTACTGGTGATCTATTTGGTCTGATAGTTTTAGGTGAAGGTCATTGTTCCTTCTATTGGATGCATAATTTGTCTATTGGCACTTTATTCTGATTTTGTAGTTTTGAGGATTTAAATTAAAGTCCCTGGTG containing:
- the LOC11438281 gene encoding F-box/LRR-repeat protein At3g26922 codes for the protein MKPGRKKYNDDVKEDEDRLSDLPDCVILHILSFLDTIDAVQTCILSKRWNNLWKYLPTLILSSSNKFVSRILSLRNASTPLRALHFQRHGTMYPRLLQRMIKYAVSHHVQELSINLSSDIQHFPTCLFSCHTLTSLKLVINHPTLYAGTLFPSSLNLPALATLFLESFTFPVDDDGHTEPFSAFSSLNSLIIRGCKVLDEQNLWILSATLANLTLDTGWAYNYGKIELSTPSLCTFVFVCIGGFPALKLHGIESNLSSVKHVKIDVSIASRSIDVDISLVLLNWLVELANIKSLTINHNALEVLSKVPDLLKVEFHSLCSLKSLRVKTRTPSCIPNGTFDFLLQNSPSTKVEIIDPFRAIST